In Delphinus delphis unplaced genomic scaffold, mDelDel1.2 scaffold_562, whole genome shotgun sequence, a single genomic region encodes these proteins:
- the LOC132419257 gene encoding mitogen-activated protein kinase 10-like: MKCVNHKNIISLLNVFTPQKTLEEFQDVYLVMELMDANLCQVIQMELDHERMSYLLYQMLCGIKHLHSAGIIHRDLKPSNIVVKSDCTLKILDFGLARTAGTSFMMTPYVVTRYYRAPEVILGMGYKENVDIWSVGCIMGEMVRHKILFPGRDCIL; the protein is encoded by the exons ATGAAGTGTGTGAACCATAAAAAT ATTATTAGTTTATTAAATGTCTTCACACCCCAGAAAACGCTGGAGGAGTTCCAAGATGT TTACTTAGTAATGGAACTGATGGATGCCAACTTGTGTCAGGTGATTCAGATGGAGTTAGACCACGAGCGAATGTCTTACCTGCTATACCAAATGTTGTGTGGCATCAAGCACCTTCACTCTGCTGGAATTATTCATAGG GACTTGAAACCAAGTAACATTGTAGTCAAGTCTGATTGTACATTGAAAATCCTAGACTTTGGACTGGCCAGGACAGCAGGCACAAGCTTCATGATGACTCCTTATGTGGTGACACGTTATTACAGGGCCCCCGAGGTTATTCTGGGAATGGGCTACAAGGAGAACG TGGATATATGGTCTGTGGGATGCATTATGGGAGAAATGGTTCGCCACAAAATCCTCTTTCCAGGAAGGGACTGTATCCTT